The following are encoded in a window of Amaranthus tricolor cultivar Red isolate AtriRed21 chromosome 2, ASM2621246v1, whole genome shotgun sequence genomic DNA:
- the LOC130803237 gene encoding uncharacterized protein LOC130803237: protein MELVTKQFEEQLKGKKYILVLDDLWNEDRKKWVDLERFLKWGHVGSRILISYCFQGGCSNLRGFPKEFCKLVKLRHLNLNGCNALTHMPLAMDKLTNLRLLPVKCQLTGKVMVFYKQDNPNTLYVRRVFQTLPRK, encoded by the exons ATGGAATTGGTTACAAAACAATTTGAAGAGCAATTGAAAGGAAAAAAGTATATACTTGTTCTTGATGATCTGTGGAATGAGGATAGAAAGAAGTGGGTTGATTTGGAAAGATTTCTCAAATGGGGGCATGTGGGCAGTAGGATTTTG ATAAGCTACTGCTTTCAAG GTGGTTGTTCTAACTTGAGGGGGTTTCCTAAAGAATTCTGTAAATTAGTAAAGCTTAGACACTTGAACTTAAATGGTTGTAATGCTTTGACTCATATGCCTTTAGCAATGGATAAGCTCACAAATCTTAGACTACTCCCTGTGAAATGTCAACTGACAGGCAAAGTGATG GTTTTTTATAAGCAAGATAACCCAAACACATTATATGTACGTAGAGTCTTCCAAACCCTTCCTAGAAAGTGA